GCATTTCAGAAGTTGATTTTTGTGTCATATCTCGTTTTTGGGGAAGAATCATCTTTCCTTCTACCTTGGAAGCGTATTTTCCAGTTCACTGATTCACaggtttttaattaaatatttctcAATCGGTACTTGTTGAATGTTTATTGTGATTGTTGTATTTGTATCGTACAATTAAATGAATAATTGTATTATCATGCATATGGGTGTGTTTTCTCAAATACTAACATTGTGCAGACATGCATTTTCCCATGTATTCAATGACATGGATATCTCATCTCATGTCTTGTAATTTTGTTCTGTTCTTATATGATTTGGTTATTCTAGTTCTTTTGCTCTTTTTATTTGTTGTATAATTAGGAAGTaataatatatttctttttaGGTTAAAGTAGCTATACGTGACAATGCGCAGCGATTGTATGCATCCAAGCTGAAATCCGTTGGCAGAGGTAATTCTGTAACACATCTAGACTTGTTGatcttatttacttatttttgaaaaaacttgaTCTCATTGTAATGAAGGGATCAATAactaatttatcaattaattcattAATTTTCAAGCTGTCAATGCCATAATTTTATATCTTGTTTGTCGTTTTTATATTTAAAGCAAGTGCAGCACTCTTGCTTAGATTATAAGAGTATATCCATTATCCAATTATGAATTATGTAATTCTCTATATTAATTGATATTGGAAAAAAATATATCTGAAAATTTTAGAATTAGTGATCCAATATTGTTGCTCTTAAGTTCTAACCAAATATTGCTCACCAGATATTGACGTAGAACAACTTGTTACACTTAGAAAAGCTCAACGTTTGTATCGTCTATCTGATCAGGTGCATTTTCTTATTCTTTTATTACTAGAACTTTCAATTGCTTCTTTTCTCTTGGATAAACCTTTCTTTGACTTTCAAAGAGTTCCTTGGTGGGTAATAAAAACTATTTATCGACtaaaatgaaaattttctttgaaGCTTGCTGAAAACTTGTTCAAGGAGCATACAATGAAATTGATTGCTGAAAATATTTCAGTAGCACTTGATATACTTAAATCCCGCACAAGAGTTGTGTAAGTTTTCTAGTTATGAAAAAAACATTTACTTATACTCAAGTTCCTTAGCAATTTAAAATTTTTCAGTCCTGGAATTACCCGAGTGGTAGAGGAGCTTGATAAGATATTGGCATTCAATAATTTACTTACCTCGTTAAAGAACCATGCGGATGTGGATCACTTTGCCCGAGGTGTTGGCCCAGTTTCCTTGCATGGTAAGCTTCTAGACTGATTTCATTTTATATCTGTTACATTAAACTTCTAGTCTTTTGAATATAAATTCTAAGTTGACTGTAGTTCATATTTGATTGGCATAGGTCGTCAATATGAAGGTGAAAGAAGGATAGGGGACTTGAAACTCCTTTACAGAGCatatgttacagatgctttgggTGGTGGTCGCATTGAAGATAATAAGGTAAATGGGCGTTGCATTCATATAAGCACTGTAAATCCTGattctttatttattccaaacatTTAAGAAAAACATTTTTTCTTTGGAACTAACATATTTTGAAGTAGAGTTTGGATAAATGTTTTCTTGAGGGAGAACATTCCTAATGTTTCATtggatattaaaaaaattgtatggAAAGAGGAAACTCTGGGAAATTTTTGAGTTTTTGGAAAAGATAGATGGAAGAAATTGTATGGAAAAAGGAAACTTAGAAATTTATGAGTGTTTGGAAATGATAGATGGAAAAATCTAGCTGTATATTGGAGCTCCATGCTTTTTTCTCTACTCATTTGGCATTCCGAATTTAATTTAAACCCTTAAACTCGATCCAATCTATTGGTGAGTCTTTCAAGACATCCTTTATTCTTTGCCCCCAATTTTTCTCTTAATACAATGCCAAAGTTTAATTGAACTAGTTGTTTAGGGTAATATCTGTTAATAGAATATCCTAATCCTTGTTCTCTGAATCTCATTTTACTATTTATATTTAAAGTAGATTCTGTTGTCATAACATTAGTTCGTGTTATTCTTTTCATGTTTCAATGCTAAGCGTTTTTACGTGTAGATATTTTATTGTAAAGACAGATTGAtttctaaaatattaattatatatttcagCTTGCTGCACTAACTCAGTTGAGGAATATATTTGGAATGGGTAAACGTGAAGCAGAAGAAATTACAATTGATGTTACATCTAAAGTATATCGCAAACACCTTGCAAAGGCTTTTACAGGTGGTGAATTAGAAAAGGCAGATAGCAAAGCAGCATTCCTTCAAAATTTGTGTGATGATTTGCACTTTGATCCACAAAAAGCCTGTAAAATTCACGAAGGTAGCTTGTTCCACATCTTTCTTGTTATATTTCTTCTATGTTCTTTTACTCTAACTATATCAAAATCTAATTCTTGTTTCTAATGTTTAGAAATTTACCGCCAAAAGCTTCAGTACTTGATGGCTGATGGGGAGCTTAGTGAGGAGGATGCTGCTGCTTTGTTGAGATTGCGTGTAATGCTCTGTATTACTCAAGACACTGTTGAAGCTGCTCACTTAGATATCTGTGGTAGTTTGTTTGGAAAGGTACTAAGTTTCTCTTTTTCACTACTGTTAATTGGTTATACCTACCAAATATACACGCACACATTTATTGACAAAGTGATCATGTGTCTTCACCTCTGCTATTGTTTTAGACTTGAGAGAAAATCTTGTGTActaatagatttaggtttatccTCATTTGTTGGTCACTTGTCTGACCACAAATTAGTTAGAATGGTTTGTGGCTAGAGGAAGCGGCACATGGGATGATACTTTTGCTGTCATAGGATTTGCACGTGACAGATTCtatgttttaataaatttttCATGTTGAACTATTTTCTGAATGAGCCATGCTATATTGTACGAAACGAATGATACGAAGGGCAAAATCATtacttagaaaaaaaataaaactgcAGCATTTGACTGAATCATGGTAGGGGTTAGTGTAATTCTTGCTTTTCGTTTCTTTTTTCTTCGTAACAAAGAGCATTCTCCTTTCTGAATTTCTGGTAAAATTTATTTAGGTCACATCACATGTTTTAACTCTGTTTTATGTATGTTATCCTCGTCAATTTGTACTAGTTTTGATTCTCTTCAGTCCAAGCTGAAAAGAACGCAAAATCAATAATTATAGTTAGCTGATAGTATTCTTATGTAGAGATATTAAAGTTTCTCTTATGTTTTCTCCTGTCTTGCAAGAGTATGTTTAAAATCAAGTTactgaattttgtttttcttcataGATTGTCATGGAAGCAATTGCATCAGGGGTTGATGGATATGATGCTGAAATTAAGAAATCAGTAAGAAAAGCAGCACATAGTTTACAACTAACCAGAGAAATTGCTATGTCTATTGCAAGCAAGGCCGTGAGTATCCATCTGTCAGAAAAATTGATAATCATTTATGAGGGTTTAAAATGGTTTTAACTTGTGCTTTGCTATTATATGATGCTACAGGTAAGGAAGATGTTTATTACTTACATAAGACGTGCACGAGCTGCTGAAAATTCTAAGGAGTCTGCGAAAGAACTCAAGAAGCTGATAACTTTCAATACTTTGGTTGTGACGGAGTTGGTGAAGGACATTAAAGGGGAGTCAGATGATGTTTCAACCGAAGAGCTTGTAAATAAGGGTGTGACAAAAACTGAAGACGAAGAATGGGATTCTCTTCAAACACTAAGGAAAACAAACCCAGACAAAGAACTTCTAAAAAAGATGAAGAAGCCTGGTCAGACGGAAATTACTCTTAAAGACGACCTTCCCGAAAGAGATAGGACTGATCTTTACAAGACATACTTGCTTTATTGCCTAACTGGTGATGTTACAGAGATTCCATTTGGTGCCCAGATCACTAAAAAGAAGGATGATTCAGAATATATTCTTCTAAACCAGCTTGGTGGGATTCTCGGTTTGAGTGGTAAAGATATAGTGGATGTACATAGAAGTCTTGCAGAGAAAGCTTTTAAGCAACAAGCTGAGGTGATTTTAGCTGATGGACAGTTGACAAAGGCCAAGGTGGAGCAACTTAATAATCTGCAGAAGGAAGTAGGCTTACCCGAAGAATATGCGCAGAAGGTAATCAAGAGTATAACCACTACCAAAATGGCAGCTGCCATTGAAACTGCAGTGACACAAGGACGGCTGAATATCAAGCAGATAAGAGAACTGAAGGAAGCTGGTGTTGATTTAGACAACATGGTCTCAAAGAACATGAGAGAGTTGCTCTTCAAAAAAACTGTTGGTGATATTTTCTCATCAGGCACTGGGGAATTTGACGATGAGGAAGTATATGAAAATATCCCCTCAGATCTCAACATTAGCAAAGAGAAATCAAGAGTTGTTGTCCAGCAGCTTGCACAAACAAGGTTATCAAATTCACTTATTCAGGCAGTCGCACAATTAAGACAGAAAAATCGTAGAGGAGTGGTGAGTGGTTTTttgaagcttttttttttttcgaaaaatatTATAGGTTTCCAAATTTTGTTATGGATTTTGTCAAGTGTGATTACTTCTCACCTTCTGTGCAGGTTTCTTCACTCAATGATATGCTGGCTTGCGACAAAGCTATACCCTCCCCGCCATTATCATGGGAATTGCCAGAGGAGCTTGCTGATCTTTACACTGTATTCTTGAAAAGTAGTCCATCTTCTGAAAAATTGACTCGTATGCAGTTTCTTTTGGGCATACATGATTCAACCGCAGATGCTCTTCGGGAGATGGGAGATAGATTAATCAATATTGCAGTGGAGGAAGAAGAGTTTGCATTCTGACTGTAACAAAATAATGGTTAATAGGCACATGGAACATGTGGCGACCAATTTTGGTTTGTGATTTTGTTTAAAGAAGTCAGAGATTGAAAATGAGAATCATATTCGAGATGCTTGGAAAAGAGGCGAAATCAGATTTATACATACACTTACTGTTGGAGTTCAAATTCAGATAACCAAATTATTGAGatcaatcaattaattaaatttatgttttGAATGAATATATTATTGAGCGTATATGTATACTATACCCCAAGGAAAGCAGCACTGAAGATTTATATGACTGATATTAACATTTGTGGGAAAAATGAGGTTGAATATCTTGTAATATGATACTAATATATAGAATGGTCAAAGGTTAGCATTCATGCATATTTAGTTGATGCAACAAACTTATATGGAATGAAGATTCTGCTCGGGGTAAACCAAAACTTTTCATTGAAAGCttgaatatttttcaaaaaacataGACTTTTGTTATCCCTATTGATATGCAAATCAATAAAAATTGAGGCGTGTTTACCTTTCACTAAACAACATATCGGCTTGCAAACTTGATATCTTTATGAACATGTCCAACACGTTCAAAAGTTTTAAGAATAATTCAATCATTCCATCCTGATGATCACTAACTTATTTTTCGTAGAACTCATTcgtttatttactttttttggACACATTTTGAAAAAACATAAGAAAGGTGTCGGTAGTTAAGGTGGAAGTTTTAATTTTGACAAGATCTAAGATCTTTTACATCCAACggtgaaattttatttttgtcctcaacttccgtagatgcactttcggaagttttttttttttttttaaaaattgatttcttCTGTAGGTACATCTAGGGAAGTATTAAAAAATAGTATAGTATAATTTAAAAGCAAATGTTTTCGGTTGGAGAagccttccgtagatgtatctacggaacatggtgaaaatagagtgttccgtagatgcacatacgtAACTGTCTCCTATATTTTCAAATCATGTTCATTTGATTCCAAAACTAAATTTTGGTTacaaaaatgtaaaattaaagTAATACATTTTAAATACAATAGTAGGTAAACCAAAAAAAATACATCGTATAAATAATGTCGGTCATAATGTAGAATATATCATCAAAGTAACATGAGTAACATACATACATCATCAAagaaatacaaacataaaaaaaaaccacTACTGATTTGAGAGTTGTTTAAGAGTTGATAGTTTGAAATGAAGAGAATGAGAGAGGGAAAATGTCTGGCGCGAGTTATAACCTCAaacctttccgtagatgcatttacaGAAGAATTTCGTAAGTGCAGCTACGAAACAAAataacgttaaacaaaaaaagaagagTACTTTCAGAAGTGCATCTATGGAAGTACGAGAGCATTTTAGTCAATTTGATGGTGCTTAAGAAACTCATGAAGTGagatgggaaattgtcttaatttTTAGTAAtgagagaaataaataaatataaacggTTATAAAAAATGTCCTTACATCTCAAGAACACTCGAATACGATGGTAAGATGCTTACTTAATTAAAGGTCTTAGATTCGAACCTAAATTTAAACATGCACCAATGTTAAGTATTTTGAGAAAAAGTTTTATCACCATTCATCATATGCTAACAATGTTGAAAAAAGACAAGACTCATGCCCCGTCATAAAGGATCCCAATGATTAACACATAACTTTATAAGGATACCGCATGGGCATGACTCAGAAGTCACAGTTTTGATTCAAAGAAGGGGGCGTACTCTAGGCAAAGATAACCATTAGTTTCCTTTGCTGGATCAAATCGATAACTTTTGAGGACAGTTAGAAGATTTAAGTCTGAAATGTTATTTTTACCATCAACATATAGTCCCCTGTTCTTCAACTCTATAAATTGAAGCGAAATATCttagatatttttaaaatgaggatgttttgaaagtcatggttgacACAAAATTGGTATTTCTatctttatatattaaaaataaaatcatttttcattacaTCAAGAGGCTTAAGAACAATTGTTCATGTAGTTGAGCCAATTTTTTATTATCGAGGACCATATtaccttttgaaagatatttaATGAGATTCAGAATTTCTTGTCTAATTTTTAGGTGTTTTGGGTAATATTTTGTAATTCTCAAGGAtctttcttttgctttttgagATTTTAATTACATTGAGGCATTTATCTAAGATTAGAGGTGATACTCGGTAGTTAAAAATTACCAAATTATACTATCTTTTAGACACACCTCTAAATATGGAGGACTTGGAATATGGAAAACATGTATTAAATCATGTTATTAAGGGGAATAGTATATGGTGAGAGGTGTGCGTAGTGAGATGTGGGGGTGGTTTTAAGAATGGAATGTTGATGTGATAAATGGGTGGTGGTCTGGAGTCACAAAGTGGGTAAGCCAAGAGTGTATTATGTTTAAACTGGTTTGGGTATTAAGGTGGGGAAGGTGAAGAGGAAAGGGtactattaattttgttttttttttataagtgaCTTATAGAATAATAGAGTTATAAGTTGTTACGCCTTAATGTAGTAATGGAAATGATGGGTAATTCAGTAAAGTCGTCCTAAATTTTTGGAGGATTATGGGTAGGTTAGTTATATTTCAATGGGACAAAATAAATAAGAACCCTATTTAGTTTTGGTTTAGCCATGAACAATATTATTAGATTCTGTTT
The nucleotide sequence above comes from Vicia villosa cultivar HV-30 ecotype Madison, WI unplaced genomic scaffold, Vvil1.0 ctg.003993F_1_1, whole genome shotgun sequence. Encoded proteins:
- the LOC131641712 gene encoding protein TIC110, chloroplastic-like, producing MNPSSTLQPSLVPLPFSLSSSSKRHRFKVSFPRCSSSSSVPPPVSKDLTGIENVVDKLSPPLRLATSAVVIAGAVAAGFSLGSKFGGSRNAAVGGAVALGVAGGAAAYALNAVAPQVAAVTLHNYVVGLDHPSMLKNEDIVGIANRYGVKKQDEAFKEEICDIYRQFVSSVLPPGDEELTGDEADRIISFKNSLGIDDPDAADMHIEIGRKIFRLRLEVGDREADIEQRRAFQKLIFVSYLVFGEESSFLLPWKRIFQFTDSQVKVAIRDNAQRLYASKLKSVGRDIDVEQLVTLRKAQRLYRLSDQLAENLFKEHTMKLIAENISVALDILKSRTRVVPGITRVVEELDKILAFNNLLTSLKNHADVDHFARGVGPVSLHGRQYEGERRIGDLKLLYRAYVTDALGGGRIEDNKLAALTQLRNIFGMGKREAEEITIDVTSKVYRKHLAKAFTGGELEKADSKAAFLQNLCDDLHFDPQKACKIHEEIYRQKLQYLMADGELSEEDAAALLRLRVMLCITQDTVEAAHLDICGSLFGKIVMEAIASGVDGYDAEIKKSVRKAAHSLQLTREIAMSIASKAVRKMFITYIRRARAAENSKESAKELKKLITFNTLVVTELVKDIKGESDDVSTEELVNKGVTKTEDEEWDSLQTLRKTNPDKELLKKMKKPGQTEITLKDDLPERDRTDLYKTYLLYCLTGDVTEIPFGAQITKKKDDSEYILLNQLGGILGLSGKDIVDVHRSLAEKAFKQQAEVILADGQLTKAKVEQLNNLQKEVGLPEEYAQKVIKSITTTKMAAAIETAVTQGRLNIKQIRELKEAGVDLDNMVSKNMRELLFKKTVGDIFSSGTGEFDDEEVYENIPSDLNISKEKSRVVVQQLAQTRLSNSLIQAVAQLRQKNRRGVVSSLNDMLACDKAIPSPPLSWELPEELADLYTVFLKSSPSSEKLTRMQFLLGIHDSTADALREMGDRLINIAVEEEEFAF